In one window of Pseudodesulfovibrio sediminis DNA:
- the cysS gene encoding cysteine--tRNA ligase yields the protein MRLYNTLKRQKEEFVPANGNDVNMYVCGITAYDLCHIGHARSSVVFDVLYRYLQHKGYNVNFIRNFTDIDDKIIKRANEVGQEAGAIAEKFIGEFYVDMDKLSILRPTVEPKCTEHIPEMIALTERLIQKGHAYPTPSGDVYFKVRSFEGYGKLSGRNIDELESGARIDPGEEKQDPLDFALWKGAKPGEPSWESPWGQGRPGWHLECSAMSEKYSSLPLDIHGGGQDLSFPHHENEVAQTEADTGKAFANYWVHNGFVQINSEKMSKSLGNFFTIRDILDQFLAETLRYFLLTMHYRSPLDFSFDALEEAEKGIKRIYAALAQIEVELAKTKWKKSPFPEELTTELDEIEKHWNEAMEDDMNTAGAIGHIFSAIRLAGRVAEDKNLRKSEGGRDLFARIKEDVAGWAKVLGIFERVPAEFLTELRDNRAVRASIDPAKVQEFLEARDEARKNKDFKKSDDIRMALNAMGVDVMDTPDGATWDVL from the coding sequence ATGAGACTGTACAATACCCTTAAACGACAGAAAGAAGAATTTGTCCCCGCAAACGGCAACGACGTCAACATGTACGTCTGCGGCATCACGGCCTATGACCTCTGTCACATCGGGCACGCCCGCTCCAGCGTGGTCTTCGATGTCCTGTACCGCTATCTCCAGCACAAGGGATACAACGTCAACTTCATCCGCAACTTCACGGACATTGATGACAAGATCATCAAACGAGCCAATGAAGTGGGTCAGGAAGCCGGCGCGATCGCCGAAAAATTCATCGGCGAGTTCTATGTGGATATGGACAAGCTCTCCATCCTCCGCCCCACGGTGGAGCCCAAATGCACAGAGCACATTCCCGAAATGATCGCCCTGACCGAGCGACTCATCCAGAAGGGGCACGCCTACCCCACACCGTCCGGCGACGTCTATTTCAAAGTCCGTTCCTTTGAAGGATACGGCAAGCTCTCCGGCCGCAACATCGACGAACTGGAGTCCGGCGCCCGCATTGATCCGGGCGAAGAAAAGCAGGATCCGCTCGATTTCGCCCTGTGGAAGGGAGCCAAGCCCGGTGAGCCGTCCTGGGAATCCCCCTGGGGCCAGGGACGCCCCGGCTGGCATCTGGAATGTTCGGCCATGAGCGAGAAGTACTCCTCCCTGCCGCTGGATATCCACGGCGGCGGACAGGATCTCTCCTTTCCCCACCATGAAAACGAAGTGGCCCAGACCGAGGCTGACACCGGCAAAGCGTTCGCCAACTACTGGGTGCACAACGGCTTCGTGCAGATCAACTCCGAAAAGATGTCCAAGTCGCTGGGCAACTTCTTCACCATCCGCGATATTCTGGACCAGTTCCTGGCCGAAACCTTGCGCTACTTCCTGCTGACCATGCACTACCGCAGCCCGCTGGACTTCTCCTTCGACGCTCTGGAAGAAGCGGAGAAAGGCATCAAGCGCATCTATGCCGCCCTGGCACAGATTGAGGTCGAACTGGCCAAGACCAAATGGAAAAAATCTCCATTCCCCGAAGAGCTGACCACTGAGTTGGACGAGATCGAAAAACACTGGAACGAGGCCATGGAAGATGACATGAACACCGCCGGTGCCATCGGTCATATCTTCTCGGCCATCCGCTTGGCCGGTCGCGTTGCCGAAGACAAGAATCTGCGCAAGTCCGAAGGCGGCCGCGACCTGTTCGCCCGCATCAAGGAAGACGTCGCAGGCTGGGCCAAGGTGCTCGGCATCTTCGAACGCGTACCCGCCGAATTCCTGACCGAACTCCGCGACAACCGCGCTGTCCGCGCTTCCATCGATCCGGCCAAGGTACAGGAATTTCTGGAAGCCCGCGATGAAGCCCGCAAAAACAAGGATTTCAAGAAATCCGACGACATCCGCATGGCCCTCAACGCCATGGGCGTGGATGTCATGGACACGCCTGATGGCGCGACCTGGGATGTGTTGTAG
- the ispD gene encoding 2-C-methyl-D-erythritol 4-phosphate cytidylyltransferase, translating into MDRPLKHIWGIILAAGSGTRIAEATQGTRKQYLEYKSAPLFWHCARTFSRVAAMQGVVFVFPPDDVKAMEKQVRTYFKSENLGVKWAVTAGGERRQDSVRNGLEALPDTCEAVLVHDAARPFVSGRVLTDLIETLQSGARGVIPAIPVTDTVKRVDNDTVTETLNRSELAAVQTPQAFETALLKEAHERAAKEGWTVTDDASMVERIAEVVTIPGESANIKITVPEDLKRLEQTKTPVPCVGWGYDVHRFGGENDRPFTLGGVPIAGGPTIVAHSDGDVLLHALTDAILGTFGGGDIGTHFPDTDPKYKGADSSVLLREVLFLANEAGAAIKHVDMTVMTQVPKLTPHAAQIAKNVCRLLGLEPHQVNFKATTEEKLGFTGQKKGIKAVATVTALREL; encoded by the coding sequence ATGGACAGACCGCTGAAACATATCTGGGGAATCATCCTCGCCGCAGGCTCCGGCACCCGCATCGCCGAAGCCACCCAGGGTACGCGCAAGCAGTATCTGGAATACAAGTCAGCGCCCCTTTTCTGGCATTGCGCCCGCACGTTTTCGCGGGTGGCCGCCATGCAGGGAGTCGTGTTCGTCTTCCCGCCCGACGATGTCAAAGCCATGGAAAAGCAGGTCCGCACCTATTTCAAATCCGAGAACCTCGGCGTGAAATGGGCGGTGACCGCAGGGGGCGAGCGGCGACAGGATTCCGTGCGCAACGGCCTGGAAGCCCTGCCCGACACCTGCGAAGCCGTACTCGTCCACGACGCGGCCCGTCCTTTTGTTTCGGGCCGTGTCCTCACCGACCTCATCGAAACGCTGCAATCCGGCGCACGCGGGGTCATCCCCGCCATTCCGGTGACTGATACCGTCAAACGGGTGGACAACGACACGGTCACCGAGACCTTGAACCGATCTGAACTGGCTGCGGTCCAGACACCGCAGGCCTTTGAGACGGCCCTGCTCAAGGAAGCCCATGAGCGCGCTGCCAAAGAAGGCTGGACCGTCACGGACGACGCCTCCATGGTGGAACGGATTGCCGAGGTCGTCACCATTCCCGGTGAATCCGCCAATATCAAAATCACCGTCCCAGAAGACCTGAAACGCCTTGAGCAGACCAAGACACCGGTTCCCTGCGTGGGCTGGGGATACGACGTGCATCGCTTTGGCGGCGAAAACGACCGCCCCTTCACCCTCGGCGGCGTTCCCATTGCCGGCGGGCCGACCATCGTGGCCCATTCAGACGGCGATGTGCTGCTGCATGCCCTGACAGATGCCATCCTCGGCACCTTTGGCGGCGGCGACATCGGCACGCATTTCCCTGACACCGACCCCAAATACAAGGGAGCGGACAGCTCCGTGCTGTTACGTGAAGTGCTCTTCCTGGCCAATGAAGCCGGAGCAGCCATCAAGCATGTGGACATGACCGTGATGACACAGGTTCCCAAGCTCACCCCCCATGCCGCACAGATCGCCAAAAACGTCTGTAGACTCCTCGGCCTGGAACCGCATCAGGTCAACTTCAAGGCCACCACCGAGGAGAAGCTCGGTTTCACGGGGCAAAAGAAAGGCATCAAGGCCGTGGCCACCGTCACTGCCCTGAGGGAGTTGTAG
- a CDS encoding zinc ribbon domain-containing protein, with amino-acid sequence MYQKQIEQLIVLQEVDDEILTLRDEIEQAPKELSDLESQMAEFDERQEQINEKMSILKDQQKKLTSEMDEDAGKIKKSKNKLMLVGNTKEYHAMMREMDSLEKLNRMRDDEQEAVREELVRQDEATSALIEEMSGVKEQYAALKTTLDERMAAAQKKLDSLGRKRKKACKAIPPPILGRYEFIRERMKNPVIVSVSHGVCSGCNIMIPPQSFNDLQKGHQILSCPNCQRLIYWRAHIEPEPEIEETPKKKAPAKKKAPAKKKAAK; translated from the coding sequence ATGTATCAGAAACAAATTGAGCAGTTGATTGTCCTGCAGGAAGTGGATGACGAAATCCTCACTCTCCGGGATGAGATCGAACAGGCTCCCAAGGAGCTGTCGGATCTCGAAAGCCAGATGGCCGAGTTTGATGAACGGCAGGAACAGATCAACGAAAAGATGAGCATCCTCAAGGATCAGCAGAAAAAGCTGACCTCCGAGATGGACGAGGACGCCGGAAAAATCAAGAAATCCAAAAACAAGCTGATGCTTGTGGGCAACACCAAGGAATATCACGCCATGATGCGCGAGATGGACTCACTGGAGAAGCTCAACAGGATGCGTGATGACGAGCAGGAGGCTGTGCGCGAGGAACTGGTTCGCCAGGATGAAGCCACTAGCGCTCTGATTGAAGAAATGAGTGGAGTCAAAGAGCAGTACGCTGCCCTGAAGACCACGCTGGACGAACGCATGGCCGCAGCACAGAAGAAACTCGACTCTCTGGGTCGCAAGCGCAAGAAAGCCTGCAAGGCCATTCCGCCGCCGATCCTGGGCCGGTACGAATTCATTCGCGAACGCATGAAAAACCCGGTCATCGTCTCTGTTTCCCACGGCGTCTGCTCCGGCTGCAACATCATGATTCCGCCGCAGTCCTTCAACGACCTGCAGAAAGGCCACCAGATCCTGAGCTGTCCCAACTGTCAGCGCCTCATTTACTGGCGGGCCCATATCGAGCCGGAACCGGAAATTGAGGAAACGCCGAAGAAAAAGGCTCCAGCTAAGAAAAAAGCACCGGCCAAGAAAAAGGCTGCCAAATAG
- a CDS encoding Nif3-like dinuclear metal center hexameric protein has translation MKIHDILSIFTKLAPEENQSSWDNCGVQIAGTVSETYRVGVALEPTPETLSKCYEWGAGAVITHHPLYMKPKAPNAEGMYLEVLRQTIEAGAWLYSAHTSLDTRPGGPAFWLGDKLGLQFRKILEIETGYTPIEASFYTEDPISREAADIWANHDGIHSVSQSRTGEVRLVCEEADWNDVANKIEFSLGKRPLFYIRSLTAPRREVGFGEVGTLAAPLNWNDFMTKLDGLIQRDALLISGPQPETVSTVAYCGGSGSSLIDKAARAGADVFITGDMKYHPAVETPICVIDVGHFSLEEEMMRLFAEELDGELDDVDVRFFTGTDPFRVHVSK, from the coding sequence ATGAAAATACACGATATTTTATCGATTTTCACAAAGTTGGCTCCTGAGGAAAATCAAAGTTCCTGGGACAATTGTGGCGTTCAGATCGCGGGAACCGTCTCTGAAACCTACCGTGTAGGCGTGGCGTTGGAGCCGACCCCGGAGACCCTGTCCAAGTGCTATGAATGGGGAGCCGGAGCGGTCATCACGCATCATCCGCTGTACATGAAACCCAAGGCCCCGAACGCCGAAGGCATGTATCTGGAGGTGCTGCGCCAGACCATCGAGGCAGGCGCGTGGCTCTACAGTGCACATACTTCTCTGGACACACGGCCGGGCGGCCCTGCTTTCTGGCTGGGTGATAAGCTGGGACTCCAGTTCAGAAAAATTCTGGAGATCGAGACCGGGTACACGCCGATAGAGGCCTCGTTCTACACAGAGGACCCCATCTCCAGAGAGGCCGCTGATATCTGGGCCAATCATGACGGTATCCATTCGGTCTCGCAAAGCCGGACAGGTGAAGTCCGACTGGTCTGCGAGGAAGCGGACTGGAATGACGTCGCCAACAAGATCGAATTTTCCCTGGGCAAACGCCCGTTGTTCTATATCCGCTCCCTGACCGCCCCCCGGCGCGAAGTGGGATTCGGTGAAGTCGGAACACTGGCCGCACCCTTGAACTGGAATGATTTCATGACCAAGCTGGACGGACTCATCCAGCGTGACGCACTCCTGATTTCAGGGCCGCAGCCGGAGACCGTTTCCACTGTCGCCTATTGCGGTGGTTCAGGGTCGTCACTTATCGACAAGGCCGCCAGAGCCGGAGCAGACGTCTTCATCACCGGCGACATGAAATACCATCCGGCGGTCGAGACCCCCATATGCGTGATCGATGTGGGACATTTTTCATTGGAAGAGGAAATGATGCGGCTCTTTGCCGAAGAACTTGATGGAGAGCTGGACGACGTTGATGTCCGGTTCTTTACCGGCACGGACCCTTTTCGGGTGCATGTGTCCAAATAA
- a CDS encoding MATE family efflux transporter, protein MTQTDTTDLTTRPIPEVIRQVAVPASVGFFFHTMFNVVDTWWAARIDTEAAAALALSLPVFFIITALASGIGTGSTALMGAALGAKDRNQASLIAVQMLSFGIFVSLFLAWFGLTFSPGIFGWLGAEGTYLETCLSYMNPIFACNAATVAIYLFNAILQSQGDTRSFRNVLIFTSVLNVGLDPWFIHGGFGLPAMGLQGVAWATVVLQSLGAIYLAFKARNTGLMQTDSGRNLIPRLTIYKDIAYQGFPAALNAMTIALGFFVIFKFVSGFGPEASAAYGIATRIDQVVLMPTIGLSVSALTITAQNYGAGRIDRIQENLKKNLFYGACMIIPLSVPIFFFAEYFMRFFTSDPAVIAVGAEYLRIDAFTLYGYVAIFVPTSALQGMKRPLFAIWLGISRQVLAPFALFTLSTTVLGYGTLSLWLIIFGIVWVSAGIATWYVRKTIHVLEKEQGT, encoded by the coding sequence ATGACGCAGACCGACACGACAGATCTCACCACCCGCCCCATACCCGAGGTCATCCGACAGGTGGCCGTCCCTGCTTCAGTGGGGTTCTTTTTTCATACCATGTTCAATGTGGTGGACACCTGGTGGGCCGCCCGCATCGACACGGAAGCCGCGGCCGCCCTGGCGCTCTCCCTGCCCGTGTTCTTCATCATCACGGCCCTGGCTTCGGGCATCGGCACCGGCTCCACCGCGCTGATGGGGGCCGCTCTGGGGGCAAAAGACCGGAATCAGGCGTCACTCATCGCGGTTCAGATGCTCAGCTTCGGCATCTTCGTCTCCCTGTTCCTGGCGTGGTTCGGCCTGACTTTTTCGCCAGGCATCTTTGGCTGGCTGGGTGCAGAAGGGACCTATCTCGAAACCTGCCTGTCGTACATGAACCCAATCTTCGCCTGCAACGCGGCCACTGTGGCGATCTACCTCTTCAACGCCATTCTCCAATCGCAAGGGGATACCAGAAGCTTCCGCAATGTACTCATCTTCACGTCTGTCCTGAATGTCGGGCTTGATCCATGGTTTATCCACGGGGGCTTCGGCCTGCCCGCCATGGGTCTTCAAGGCGTGGCCTGGGCCACGGTCGTCCTTCAGTCGCTCGGCGCCATCTACCTGGCCTTCAAGGCGCGAAACACCGGACTGATGCAAACCGACTCCGGGCGCAACCTCATCCCACGGCTCACCATATACAAGGATATCGCCTACCAGGGGTTTCCTGCCGCGCTGAACGCCATGACCATCGCCCTCGGCTTCTTCGTGATCTTCAAGTTCGTGTCCGGGTTCGGGCCGGAGGCGTCCGCTGCCTACGGTATCGCCACCCGCATTGATCAGGTGGTGCTCATGCCCACCATCGGTCTCAGCGTGTCGGCCCTGACCATCACCGCGCAGAACTACGGCGCAGGCAGGATCGACCGCATCCAGGAGAACCTGAAAAAAAACCTGTTCTACGGCGCGTGCATGATCATTCCCCTGTCCGTCCCCATTTTCTTTTTTGCCGAATACTTCATGCGCTTCTTCACCAGTGACCCCGCAGTCATCGCCGTTGGTGCGGAATATCTACGCATCGACGCCTTTACCCTGTACGGCTATGTGGCCATATTTGTGCCCACCTCGGCACTTCAGGGGATGAAGCGCCCCTTGTTCGCCATCTGGCTCGGCATCTCCAGACAAGTCCTCGCTCCCTTTGCCCTGTTCACCCTTTCCACGACCGTACTCGGCTACGGCACCCTCTCTCTCTGGCTCATAATCTTCGGTATCGTCTGGGTTTCCGCAGGGATAGCAACGTGGTACGTGCGCAAAACGATTCACGTCCTTGAAAAGGAACAGGGGACATAA
- a CDS encoding AraC family transcriptional regulator, producing MGKSPINTDVQFWRDPDLPGVEVRYSSYNEDAFCKHTHPAYSIGFIETGRTTFALEGAEHKAEAGQMVFIEPEVVHVCNPDLDSDMTYYMFYIDASWLESVAKEVFGNGVGGVHFPVPVVDDPDLLAHWRTLHQAIAEGDGKLEKESLLVQGLADCLTRHAELGEPEAPGANDMAVMAVTVHLSARITDKVSLDELSEVAGLSRYHLLRVFQASTGLPPHAFQTQLRVDLGKRMLASGRTISQAAVEAGFADQSHFSRVFKKITGATPKQYQDAAE from the coding sequence ATGGGAAAATCACCGATCAATACCGACGTACAGTTCTGGCGAGATCCTGACCTTCCGGGTGTGGAAGTTCGCTATTCCAGTTACAACGAAGATGCGTTTTGCAAGCATACCCATCCAGCCTATTCCATCGGTTTTATCGAGACGGGCCGGACAACGTTTGCCCTTGAAGGTGCCGAGCACAAGGCCGAGGCGGGGCAGATGGTCTTCATCGAGCCGGAGGTTGTCCATGTGTGTAACCCGGACCTCGACTCGGACATGACCTATTATATGTTCTACATCGATGCGTCCTGGCTGGAATCCGTGGCAAAAGAGGTGTTTGGCAATGGCGTCGGCGGGGTGCATTTTCCCGTGCCCGTGGTTGACGATCCTGACCTGCTGGCCCATTGGCGCACCCTGCATCAGGCCATAGCCGAAGGTGACGGCAAGCTGGAAAAGGAAAGCCTGCTGGTACAAGGGCTGGCCGATTGCCTGACCCGCCATGCCGAGTTGGGTGAGCCTGAGGCTCCCGGTGCCAATGACATGGCTGTCATGGCCGTCACGGTCCATCTGTCTGCCCGTATCACTGACAAAGTGTCTCTCGATGAATTGTCGGAAGTGGCAGGGCTGAGCCGTTATCACCTGCTGCGGGTTTTTCAGGCGTCCACGGGGCTGCCGCCCCATGCGTTCCAAACCCAGCTCCGTGTGGACCTGGGCAAGCGCATGCTGGCCAGCGGGCGGACCATAAGCCAGGCCGCTGTCGAGGCAGGGTTTGCGGATCAGTCCCACTTCTCCCGGGTGTTCAAGAAGATCACGGGCGCCACCCCCAAGCAATATCAGGACGCGGCTGAATAA
- a CDS encoding DMT family transporter, with product MEENTTVALKNPAWRFEAWIAPLCLAGAVLLWGTSFMATKAALSGFAPMAAMWLRMALASLVVLCIRNRIPAPRYQKGDWKVLSFLCLMQPCLYFLLEGYAVSLTTSSQAGMLSALVPLLVAVGAWIVLKEPMSFMGMTGLAVSIGGVVWLSLGGSPDVSAPNPALGNLLEVGALTCAAIYMVVMKRLSVRYSTWWLTGMQCVAGAIFFLPGIFLSGIGPVDAIPLSAWLAIGYLGLFVTLGAFGLYNMAMTYMSAGRAAIAINLVSPVALFAGWLMLGETMSPAQLGACGVVGLGVYMGRKG from the coding sequence ATGGAAGAGAATACGACTGTTGCGCTCAAAAATCCCGCATGGCGATTCGAGGCATGGATTGCCCCGCTGTGTCTGGCCGGAGCCGTGCTGCTCTGGGGCACGTCATTCATGGCGACCAAGGCGGCGCTGTCCGGGTTTGCCCCCATGGCGGCCATGTGGCTACGCATGGCGCTCGCCTCCCTGGTTGTCCTGTGTATCCGCAATCGAATTCCCGCTCCCAGGTATCAGAAGGGCGACTGGAAGGTGTTGTCCTTCCTTTGCCTGATGCAGCCGTGTCTGTATTTCCTGCTTGAAGGATATGCCGTGAGTCTGACGACATCATCCCAGGCGGGGATGCTTTCGGCCCTGGTGCCGTTGCTGGTTGCCGTGGGTGCCTGGATTGTGCTCAAGGAGCCCATGTCCTTCATGGGCATGACCGGCCTTGCGGTGTCCATAGGCGGTGTGGTGTGGTTGTCCCTCGGTGGTTCGCCGGATGTGTCTGCACCGAACCCCGCACTGGGCAACCTGCTGGAAGTGGGGGCGCTGACGTGCGCGGCCATTTACATGGTGGTCATGAAGCGGCTGAGTGTCCGGTACTCCACCTGGTGGTTGACCGGCATGCAGTGCGTGGCCGGAGCGATCTTCTTTCTTCCCGGAATCTTTTTGTCCGGCATCGGCCCGGTTGACGCCATCCCCCTGAGTGCATGGCTGGCCATCGGATACCTTGGCCTGTTCGTCACCCTTGGCGCGTTCGGATTATACAACATGGCCATGACCTACATGTCGGCAGGCCGTGCCGCCATAGCCATCAACCTCGTGTCGCCGGTGGCCCTGTTCGCGGGCTGGCTCATGCTTGGAGAAACCATGTCCCCGGCCCAGCTGGGCGCTTGCGGCGTGGTCGGTCTTGGAGTGTATATGGGCAGGAAGGGGTAA
- a CDS encoding substrate-binding periplasmic protein — MKLIAALVFTLFMVLPAQGNTALVFSTADDQDIARSKSINAVLAECFKRMGISITIKTGPSKRTIFDANEGVVDGNFVRTKGISNEFTNLIRIPEPLGENIIVAFSRDSHIKIEGWESLLPYHVAWVRGWCDCNSSLSKAWRTNELNNEKLLFTFLKEGRADVGIFGLEAGQQILKRMHIDTVSPILPPIVKRELFLYLNTRHAALVPHVVDTLRTMKEEGTYQAILDRYYMQQ, encoded by the coding sequence ATGAAACTCATCGCGGCCCTCGTCTTCACTCTCTTCATGGTTCTCCCGGCTCAGGGAAACACCGCTCTCGTGTTCAGCACGGCTGACGATCAGGATATCGCGCGATCAAAAAGCATCAACGCGGTACTGGCCGAATGCTTCAAACGCATGGGCATCAGCATTACCATCAAGACCGGCCCATCCAAGCGCACCATATTCGACGCCAATGAAGGTGTGGTAGACGGCAATTTTGTTCGCACCAAAGGTATTTCAAATGAGTTCACAAACCTGATCAGGATACCGGAACCACTGGGAGAGAATATCATTGTCGCCTTCAGCAGGGACTCGCATATAAAGATCGAGGGGTGGGAAAGTCTGCTCCCGTACCATGTGGCGTGGGTTCGTGGATGGTGTGATTGCAACTCCTCCCTGAGCAAAGCCTGGAGAACAAATGAACTCAACAATGAGAAGCTGCTGTTCACATTCCTCAAGGAAGGACGAGCCGATGTCGGTATCTTCGGACTGGAGGCAGGACAGCAGATACTCAAGAGAATGCACATCGACACGGTTTCGCCCATTCTGCCGCCCATTGTGAAAAGAGAGCTCTTTCTCTACCTGAACACCCGGCATGCGGCCCTGGTGCCACACGTGGTGGACACACTCAGGACAATGAAAGAGGAAGGGACGTATCAGGCCATTCTGGACCGCTATTACATGCAGCAATAA
- a CDS encoding isoaspartyl peptidase/L-asparaginase → MEPRLIVHGGAWDIPDAFVDDHTAGVRTAVDTIYPLLKNGLSALDAVEQAVNILEADPTFDAGRGAFLNAKGDIELDALIMDGNTLDFGAVAAVANLLHPVSLARRVMTAKDFRFLVGEGAMQYARECGIAEVDPRELLTERELDLYEKIKNDESFSPIRAFSDAMPSDTVGAVAMDAEGNLACATSTGGTPGKHPGRVGDSPVIGSGGYADNQLGAASATGYGESILRVMLCKTACDFLRTDTPMQAAENSMDILKSRGHGYGGVIMISPEGHYGFAHNTPRMAFAYADDAGLTKTQIKKD, encoded by the coding sequence ATGGAACCCAGACTTATCGTACACGGTGGAGCGTGGGATATCCCGGATGCCTTTGTTGACGACCATACAGCCGGTGTCCGCACGGCTGTTGACACCATCTATCCGCTGCTCAAAAACGGTCTGTCCGCTCTTGATGCAGTGGAACAGGCGGTTAACATTCTCGAAGCAGACCCGACATTCGATGCTGGCCGGGGCGCATTCCTCAACGCCAAAGGAGACATTGAACTGGACGCATTGATCATGGATGGCAACACCCTGGATTTTGGTGCCGTCGCAGCCGTGGCCAATCTCCTGCACCCGGTCTCACTGGCCCGCCGGGTCATGACTGCGAAGGACTTTCGGTTTCTGGTGGGTGAAGGCGCCATGCAGTACGCCAGGGAATGCGGAATCGCCGAGGTCGATCCGCGGGAACTGCTGACCGAACGAGAACTGGATCTGTACGAGAAGATCAAGAACGACGAGTCATTCTCACCGATCAGGGCCTTTTCAGATGCCATGCCATCGGACACCGTGGGCGCCGTGGCCATGGATGCCGAGGGCAATCTGGCCTGCGCGACCTCAACAGGCGGCACTCCCGGCAAGCACCCCGGACGGGTAGGCGACTCCCCTGTCATCGGCTCCGGCGGATACGCGGACAACCAACTCGGTGCGGCCTCCGCCACAGGCTATGGCGAATCCATCCTGCGGGTCATGCTCTGCAAGACGGCCTGCGATTTCCTGCGGACTGACACCCCCATGCAGGCGGCCGAAAACTCCATGGACATCCTGAAATCCCGCGGCCACGGCTATGGCGGCGTGATCATGATCTCCCCCGAGGGACACTATGGCTTTGCCCACAACACACCACGCATGGCCTTTGCCTATGCGGACGACGCCGGCCTGACCAAAACGCAAATAAAGAAAGATTAA